A single genomic interval of Terriglobus albidus harbors:
- a CDS encoding two-component system sensor histidine kinase NtrB, protein MSAAAHITILREQGDASRLLAEAGLSLLRATESTQALCFAVDTGRTLSAADAGVLLYRPSDTGSVWCAEPGASMTPLAADFPIPDKVIRIDNISTRFGIPALPEKISRKAFRSLLAVPLPCTIGAGALVYISGRTAAFSEEGVFSIGVLASQTAACLETIRLRKQLVLHAGEQKEHAKRLSELAAIVTSSDDPILSKDLNGIIASWNDAATRVFGYRPEEMIGQSILKLIPPEFHADEELILSKIRAGERIERFETTRLAKSGERIPVSLTVSPVKDETGKIVGASKILHDISNRKRMEESLLQAEKIAATGRMAATIAHEINNPLEAVVNLLYLLRPMVTDPQGMTYLETAENELARVSHIAKQTLGYYREHSSAKPTSISDLVENALKVYEPRCKAYRITLERHLESDRKIVLRQGEMLQVISNLITNSLYAMPQGGTLTVSVQDVSFPSDGVQLRVKDTGIGIPKENLERIFEAFFTTRSTIGTGIGLFVAKQFVEGHGGSIRVESSIAPENHGTTLGIFLPIHTSHELQSL, encoded by the coding sequence ATGTCTGCCGCCGCACACATTACGATCTTACGGGAACAGGGCGATGCCTCGCGCCTGCTCGCAGAAGCAGGTCTGTCTCTTCTTCGTGCAACAGAGAGCACGCAGGCATTGTGCTTTGCGGTCGATACCGGGCGCACTCTCAGCGCTGCAGACGCAGGGGTTCTGCTGTATCGTCCATCTGACACCGGCTCGGTGTGGTGTGCGGAACCAGGCGCATCTATGACGCCGCTTGCTGCCGACTTCCCTATACCCGATAAAGTCATTCGCATCGATAACATCAGTACTCGCTTCGGCATACCTGCTCTGCCGGAAAAGATTTCCCGCAAAGCGTTTCGCAGCTTGCTGGCAGTTCCATTGCCGTGCACCATCGGCGCGGGAGCCCTCGTTTACATCAGCGGTCGAACCGCCGCCTTTTCCGAGGAAGGTGTGTTCTCGATCGGCGTGTTGGCATCGCAGACGGCGGCTTGCCTGGAAACCATCCGTTTACGGAAACAACTCGTCCTGCACGCCGGCGAGCAAAAGGAACATGCCAAACGTCTGAGTGAGCTTGCGGCGATTGTCACTTCATCCGACGACCCGATCCTGAGCAAGGACCTGAACGGCATCATTGCAAGCTGGAATGACGCGGCAACCCGCGTATTCGGGTATCGCCCTGAGGAGATGATCGGGCAATCCATCCTCAAGCTCATCCCACCGGAGTTCCATGCCGACGAGGAGCTTATTCTGAGCAAGATCAGAGCGGGAGAACGGATCGAACGCTTTGAAACCACGCGCTTGGCCAAGAGCGGAGAGCGGATTCCGGTCTCCCTGACGGTCTCGCCGGTCAAAGATGAAACCGGCAAAATCGTCGGCGCCTCGAAGATTCTTCACGACATCTCCAACCGCAAGCGGATGGAAGAGTCGCTCCTGCAGGCCGAGAAGATCGCAGCTACTGGACGGATGGCCGCCACCATCGCACATGAGATCAACAATCCGCTGGAAGCCGTGGTAAATCTGCTCTATCTGTTGCGGCCAATGGTGACCGATCCCCAGGGCATGACCTATCTCGAAACCGCGGAGAACGAGCTCGCTCGCGTCTCTCACATCGCCAAACAGACCCTGGGCTACTATCGCGAGCACTCTTCAGCGAAACCTACCTCCATCTCCGACCTGGTGGAGAATGCTCTCAAGGTCTATGAGCCACGTTGCAAGGCCTATCGCATCACGCTGGAGAGGCATCTGGAGTCAGACCGGAAGATTGTGTTGCGCCAGGGCGAGATGCTGCAGGTGATCTCAAACCTCATCACCAACTCTCTCTATGCCATGCCCCAGGGCGGCACCTTGACCGTTTCGGTGCAGGACGTCTCATTCCCCTCAGATGGAGTTCAGCTGCGCGTCAAAGACACGGGCATTGGTATTCCAAAGGAGAACCTCGAACGCATCTTCGAGGCGTTTTTCACCACCCGCAGCACCATCGGCACGGGGATCGGCCTATTCGTCGCAAAGCAGTTCGTGGAAGGGCACGGCGGGTCTATCCGCGTGGAGAGCAGCATCGCCCCTGAGAATCACGGAACCACCCTTGGGATCTTTCTGCCCATTCACACGTCTCACGAGCTACAAAGCCTGTAG
- a CDS encoding UDP-3-O-(3-hydroxymyristoyl)glucosamine N-acyltransferase, producing MFDLSQLAAKITASGCPTFASADEGPGEIARVSAISKATPDAVVFASDEKTLEAALLSAAGAILTKPTLAAEISDPRIVLTKDPRLAFSLAAQHLLAPQRTEIHPSAVVDETATIGKGVSIGPYTVIEARVSISDGCVIGPRVTIHADTILGARCVIQSGAVLGSFGFGYARSSSGAYTLFPQQGTLTLEDDVEVGANSTIDRGALEETRIGQGTKIDNLVHIGHNCRIGKHVVIAAQTGISGSSVVEDGAILGGQVGIGEKAIVGPGVILGGGAGVLSNKKLFGANQVFWGRPAQPLKQYLRDLAKLRKD from the coding sequence ATGTTTGACCTTTCGCAGCTAGCAGCGAAGATTACGGCCTCCGGCTGTCCCACCTTTGCCTCGGCCGATGAGGGCCCGGGTGAGATCGCTCGCGTTTCTGCTATCAGCAAAGCGACGCCGGATGCTGTCGTCTTCGCCAGTGATGAAAAGACGCTGGAGGCTGCTCTGCTCTCGGCAGCCGGGGCAATTCTGACTAAGCCTACGCTCGCTGCCGAGATCTCCGACCCTCGCATCGTTCTGACCAAAGATCCGCGGCTTGCCTTTTCCCTGGCAGCGCAACATCTCCTGGCTCCGCAGAGGACGGAGATTCATCCCTCTGCCGTCGTGGATGAGACCGCCACTATTGGGAAGGGCGTAAGCATAGGCCCCTACACCGTCATTGAGGCGCGAGTGAGCATCAGCGATGGTTGCGTCATCGGGCCTCGCGTCACCATCCATGCGGACACGATTCTTGGTGCTCGCTGCGTCATTCAGAGCGGCGCCGTTCTCGGCTCCTTTGGCTTCGGCTATGCACGCTCCTCTTCCGGAGCCTATACGCTGTTTCCCCAACAGGGGACGCTGACCCTGGAGGACGATGTCGAGGTGGGCGCAAACTCTACCATCGATCGCGGCGCTCTGGAAGAGACCCGCATCGGCCAGGGCACAAAGATCGACAACCTGGTGCACATCGGGCACAACTGCCGCATCGGAAAGCACGTAGTCATCGCGGCGCAGACAGGCATCTCCGGAAGCTCCGTGGTGGAAGACGGAGCGATCCTCGGGGGACAGGTCGGTATCGGCGAAAAGGCCATTGTCGGCCCCGGAGTCATTCTGGGCGGCGGCGCCGGCGTACTCTCGAATAAGAAGCTCTTCGGAGCCAACCAGGTCTTCTGGGGCCGTCCGGCCCAGCCGCTGAAGCAATATTTGCGAGACCTGGCCAAACTGCGGAAGGATTAG
- a CDS encoding lysophospholipid acyltransferase family protein, with product MATSTNKSATFRHWLEFIPLWLLVGALRILPRFLARIVGAAVGAAAFHLLSRLRKTGIRNLEIGFPAMPPEEREGILRSLYRHLGWQLAEFCQMAGYTAQRASQFIRYDGLDNYLKARDKGHGVLIITGHLGAWELSSFFHSLRGFPMAMVIRRLDNPLVDRFVNGIRCMHGNRVLHKDDSARGLLRAMHQGETVGILMDTNMTPPQGVFVPYFGTQACTGAGLARVALKTNAAVLAGFLLWHEAEKRYVLHFGPEIELTRTGDHEMDAITNTARFTLEIERYVREYPDQWLWVHRRWKTRPEGEAKLY from the coding sequence TTGGCAACAAGCACGAACAAATCCGCGACCTTTCGCCACTGGCTTGAATTCATTCCCCTGTGGCTTCTTGTTGGCGCCCTGCGCATCCTGCCCCGCTTTCTGGCACGGATCGTCGGCGCTGCCGTGGGTGCTGCGGCATTTCATCTGCTCTCCCGGCTTAGAAAAACTGGAATCCGCAACCTGGAGATCGGCTTTCCGGCGATGCCTCCCGAGGAGCGGGAAGGCATTCTGCGCTCACTCTACCGGCACCTCGGATGGCAGCTCGCGGAGTTCTGCCAGATGGCGGGATACACCGCCCAGCGCGCCAGCCAGTTCATCCGCTACGACGGCCTGGATAACTACCTGAAGGCTCGGGACAAAGGCCACGGCGTGCTGATCATCACCGGCCATCTGGGAGCATGGGAGCTCTCAAGCTTCTTCCATTCCCTGCGCGGCTTTCCGATGGCCATGGTGATCCGGCGTCTGGACAATCCGCTGGTCGACAGATTCGTCAACGGAATCCGCTGCATGCACGGCAACCGTGTCCTTCACAAAGATGACTCCGCCCGCGGTCTGCTGCGCGCCATGCATCAGGGAGAAACGGTCGGCATCCTGATGGACACCAACATGACGCCGCCCCAGGGCGTCTTCGTTCCATACTTCGGGACCCAGGCATGCACCGGCGCAGGCCTGGCACGCGTCGCTCTCAAGACCAATGCCGCCGTGCTGGCGGGCTTCCTGTTATGGCATGAAGCAGAGAAACGCTATGTACTGCACTTCGGTCCGGAGATTGAGCTGACCCGCACCGGCGACCACGAGATGGACGCAATCACCAACACCGCTCGCTTCACCTTGGAGATCGAACGCTATGTGCGCGAATATCCTGACCAGTGGCTATGGGTGCACCGCCGCTGGAAGACACGGCCTGAAGGAGAAGCGAAGCTTTATTAA